The Amycolatopsis sp. DG1A-15b genome window below encodes:
- a CDS encoding mechanosensitive ion channel domain-containing protein has product MRDPSTFCFQVYDLTNNVWLAGSANWLITKPVKILMIIVIAFVVRLILRRLINRVTTLPKTGGKLPSMLRPLRERAPEVLGTAIIERRRQRAMTIGSVLKSMATFLVYGLAFILVLGELGINLGPIIASAGIIGVAIGFGAQNLVKDFLSGIFMMVEDQYGVGDVVDVGEASGTVESVGLRITTLRDVKGTVWYVRNGEVLRVGNSSQGFAVALVDVPLGYTADVERAATVLAEAASTATESDALKDNILEPPEMLGVESVTPEGLQLRLTVKVRPGKQWAVQRALRAQLLAALEEAGFDPPLGRLFPPAAPAAGK; this is encoded by the coding sequence ATCAGAGATCCGAGCACGTTCTGTTTCCAGGTGTACGACCTCACGAACAACGTGTGGCTGGCGGGCTCGGCGAACTGGCTCATCACCAAGCCGGTCAAGATCCTGATGATCATCGTGATCGCGTTCGTGGTGCGCCTGATCCTGAGAAGGCTGATCAACCGCGTCACGACCCTGCCGAAGACGGGCGGCAAGCTCCCGTCGATGCTGCGCCCGCTGCGCGAACGCGCTCCCGAGGTGCTCGGGACCGCCATCATCGAACGGCGCCGCCAGCGCGCGATGACCATCGGCTCGGTGCTCAAGTCGATGGCGACGTTCCTGGTCTACGGCCTGGCGTTCATCCTCGTGCTGGGCGAACTCGGCATCAACCTGGGCCCGATCATCGCGTCGGCCGGCATCATCGGCGTCGCGATCGGGTTCGGCGCGCAGAACCTGGTCAAGGACTTCCTGTCCGGGATCTTCATGATGGTCGAGGACCAGTACGGCGTGGGCGACGTCGTGGACGTCGGCGAGGCGTCCGGCACGGTCGAGTCCGTCGGCCTCCGGATCACGACGCTGCGTGACGTCAAGGGTACGGTCTGGTACGTCCGCAACGGCGAGGTGCTGCGCGTCGGCAACTCGAGCCAGGGCTTCGCGGTGGCGCTCGTCGACGTCCCGCTCGGCTACACCGCCGACGTCGAGCGCGCGGCGACGGTGCTCGCGGAGGCGGCCTCCACGGCCACCGAAAGCGACGCGCTGAAGGACAACATCCTCGAGCCGCCGGAGATGCTGGGTGTGGAAAGCGTCACACCGGAAGGCCTCCAGCTGCGCCTGACGGTGAAGGTGCGGCCGGGCAAGCAGTGGGCGGTGCAGCGGGCGTTGCGCGCCCAGCTGCTGGCGGCCCTGGAGGAGGCCGGCTTCGACCCGCCCCTCGGCCGGCTGTTCCCGCCCGCGGCCCCGGCGGCCGGTAAGTAG
- a CDS encoding globin, translating to MEGVSAVSEPANLYEAVGGEPTFRRIVGRFYEEVARDEVLRPLYPEEDLGPAEERFRLFLMQYWGGPHTYSDQRGHPRLRMRHAPFKIGPIERDAWLRCIRIAVDEENLEEPYRGQLWAYLEMAAHSMMNSFV from the coding sequence ATGGAAGGCGTGTCTGCAGTGAGCGAACCGGCGAACCTCTACGAAGCGGTCGGCGGCGAACCGACGTTCCGCCGGATCGTCGGGCGGTTCTACGAGGAAGTGGCGCGCGACGAGGTCCTGCGGCCCCTGTACCCGGAAGAAGACCTGGGTCCGGCCGAGGAGCGGTTCCGGCTGTTCCTCATGCAGTACTGGGGCGGCCCGCACACCTACTCCGACCAGCGCGGGCACCCGCGGCTGCGGATGCGGCACGCGCCGTTCAAGATCGGCCCGATCGAGCGGGACGCCTGGTTGCGCTGCATCCGGATCGCCGTCGACGAGGAGAACCTGGAAGAGCCGTACCGCGGGCAGCTCTGGGCCTACCTGGAGATGGCTGCGCACAGCATGATGAACAGCTTCGTATGA
- a CDS encoding glycoside hydrolase family 13 protein — translation MKPGAWWQDAVFYQVYVRSFADSDGDGVGDLEGIHSRLGYLELLGVDALWLTPFYRSPMADHGYDIADPRDVDPMFGTLGDFDVLLTEAHKRNIKVTVDVVPNHTSNQHAWFKSAMAAAPGSPERDRYIFRDGVGPKGEDPPNNWVSAFGGPAWTRVPDGQWYLHLFAPQQPDLNWANPEVAADLERTLRFWLERGVDGFRIDVAHGMAKPPGLPDMDPRADALGPSHYYDPRWDHDGVHEIHQMIRKVLDEFPDAMAVGEIWVTDEERLSRYLRPDELHLAFNFRLVLTHFDADAMRTAIERSLTVPARTGAPATWTLGNHDVWRQVSRYGGGAVGVRRARAMALVELALPGAVYLYNGEELGLANVELSPSDMADPRAKTSGAEYGRDVARVPLPWEGDLPPFGFSRNPRTWLPMPAEWAGLTVEKQIEDADSTLSLYRQAIELRKTHPAFGGDELEWYGAPAGCFAFRRKGGGLVCALNTSASPIALPPGEVLLSSSPLVEGKLAADSAAWLV, via the coding sequence ATGAAACCGGGAGCCTGGTGGCAGGACGCCGTCTTCTACCAGGTCTACGTACGTTCGTTCGCCGACTCGGACGGCGACGGCGTCGGGGACCTGGAAGGCATCCACTCCCGGCTCGGTTACCTGGAGCTGCTGGGCGTCGACGCGCTGTGGCTGACGCCGTTCTACCGCTCCCCCATGGCCGACCACGGCTACGACATCGCCGACCCGCGGGACGTCGACCCGATGTTCGGCACCCTCGGCGACTTCGACGTGCTGCTCACCGAGGCACACAAGCGGAACATCAAGGTCACCGTCGACGTGGTCCCCAACCACACCAGCAACCAGCACGCCTGGTTCAAGTCGGCGATGGCCGCCGCGCCGGGCAGCCCGGAACGGGACCGCTACATCTTCCGCGACGGCGTCGGGCCGAAGGGCGAGGACCCGCCGAACAACTGGGTCAGCGCGTTCGGCGGCCCGGCCTGGACGCGGGTGCCGGACGGGCAGTGGTACCTGCACCTGTTCGCGCCGCAGCAGCCGGACCTGAACTGGGCCAACCCGGAGGTCGCCGCCGACCTCGAACGCACCCTGCGGTTCTGGCTCGAACGCGGCGTCGACGGCTTCCGCATCGACGTCGCGCACGGCATGGCCAAACCGCCCGGCCTGCCGGACATGGACCCGCGCGCCGACGCACTGGGGCCGAGCCACTACTACGACCCGCGCTGGGACCACGACGGCGTCCACGAGATCCACCAGATGATCCGCAAGGTGCTCGACGAGTTCCCGGACGCGATGGCGGTCGGCGAGATCTGGGTGACCGACGAGGAACGGCTGTCGCGCTACCTGCGGCCCGACGAGCTGCACCTGGCGTTCAACTTCCGGCTGGTGCTGACCCACTTCGACGCCGACGCCATGCGCACGGCCATCGAGCGCTCCCTCACGGTCCCGGCCCGCACGGGCGCCCCGGCGACCTGGACGCTGGGCAACCACGACGTCTGGCGGCAGGTCAGCCGCTACGGCGGCGGTGCGGTGGGCGTGCGGCGCGCGCGGGCGATGGCGCTGGTGGAGCTGGCGCTGCCCGGCGCGGTGTACCTGTACAACGGCGAAGAGCTGGGGCTGGCGAACGTCGAGCTGTCCCCGTCGGACATGGCGGATCCGCGCGCGAAGACCAGCGGGGCCGAGTACGGGCGGGACGTCGCGCGGGTCCCGCTGCCGTGGGAGGGCGACCTGCCGCCGTTCGGGTTCTCGCGCAACCCGCGGACTTGGCTGCCGATGCCGGCGGAATGGGCCGGCCTGACGGTCGAGAAGCAGATCGAGGACGCGGACTCGACGCTCTCGCTGTACCGGCAGGCGATCGAGCTGCGGAAGACGCATCCGGCGTTCGGCGGCGACGAACTGGAGTGGTACGGCGCGCCCGCGGGGTGTTTCGCGTTCCGCCGCAAGGGTGGCGGGCTGGTGTGCGCGCTGAACACCTCGGCCTCGCCCATCGCGCTGCCGCCGGGTGAGGTGCTGTTGTCGAGCAGTCCGCTGGTCGAGGGGAAGCTGGCCGCGGACTCGGCCGCCTGGCTCGTCTAG
- a CDS encoding acyl-CoA thioesterase: MTYVAHVRPRWTDMDVYGHINHAKLVTLLEEARIPLLFSAAVEAGLEQLPKGIVVVRLEVAYKAPIVVSGQQLRIDIDLTELRAASFTLAYRVHTGPGEDDPVAVTAETLLAPYDTVELRPRRLTPAESEFLKQGFADA; encoded by the coding sequence ATGACCTACGTTGCGCACGTCCGCCCGCGCTGGACGGACATGGACGTCTACGGCCACATCAACCACGCGAAGCTGGTGACGCTGCTCGAAGAGGCGCGCATCCCGCTGTTGTTCAGCGCGGCGGTCGAGGCGGGGCTGGAGCAGCTGCCGAAGGGCATCGTCGTGGTGCGGCTGGAAGTGGCCTACAAGGCGCCGATCGTGGTGTCCGGGCAGCAGCTGCGGATCGACATCGACCTGACCGAGCTGCGCGCGGCGAGCTTCACACTGGCCTACCGCGTCCACACCGGGCCCGGAGAGGACGACCCGGTGGCGGTCACGGCGGAGACGCTGCTGGCGCCGTACGACACGGTCGAGCTGCGGCCGCGTAGGCTCACCCCGGCCGAGTCGGAGTTTCTGAAGCAGGGGTTCGCGGATGCCTGA
- a CDS encoding NAD-glutamate dehydrogenase produces MSSTGVSSLPGTGADAEPEFGASRSPASPEQIRDDLIDSAAGLAPEIGELIRLYYRHIPPEEIVGDEPVNLVGAVRSHLQLAKHRMPGRPAVRLLNPTVAEDGWAREATVVQVVTDDMPYLVDSIAAEFARDGVQVQRIVHPIVVVTRDLTGELQEVHPEADPAEPPANSAAESWMYIEIDFVTDRNRARELDNRLSSVLGDVREVVEDAEKMAQTACQLASELETAPPQLPQDEVAEGARLLRWLADGHFTFLGYRRYELIDNPHPDSNDPALRAVLASGLGVLRQDSLAARGLTAGPDTAATALAPTLLVLTQASAPSTVHRPVYPYYVGVKTFDAEGTVTGEHRFLGMFTTTALHENVLDIPVVCKRVREVIHRAGFPIESFSGQRMLEILQNWPRADLFSADTDSLYSTTTGAITLSDRRRLRLFLRRDPYGRFYSCLVYLPRDRYTTRSRLAMQEVLLEELEGTQLEYSARIGETVLAQVHFVVHTDPARRLEPDTLKIQDRLNDAVRTWDDRMVEAVLDERRERADGGVAVGIVGEESATEQGQRFAMVFPEGYKEDFTAEEALADLRSLDSLTDEGDLALSFYQPADAGPGERRFKLYLRGEGVTLSKVLPVLQAMGVEVVDERPYELHREDGGACWIYDFGLHVDQKMLDESDGEAVAELRGRFQDAFEAAWRGDAEVDGLNGLVLRAGLTWRQAAVLRAYSRYLRQAGSAFSQDYIQNTLLNHTQVATKLLRLFEARFAPTLSDADREAATEALAAELNAMIDEVTSLDEDRILRRLMAVIRATLRTNYHVMGTDGRPRPFLAIKLDPAGVPDLPEPRPKFEIFVYSPRVEGVHLRFGQVARGGLRWSDRREDFRTEILGLVKAQAVKNAVIVPVGAKGGFVVKRPPAPSGDASIDRDAQLTEGIACYRMFISGLLDLTDNRIEGKTVPAPGVVRHDADDSYLVVAADKGTAKFSDIANEVSAQYGFWLGDAFASGGSVGYDHKAMGITAKGAWESVKRHFRELGKDTQTEDFTVVGIGDMMGDVFGNGMLLSEHIRLVAAFNHMHVFLDPDPDAASSFAERRRLFDLPRSSWDDYDRSLISEGGGIYPRTAKSIPISPQVRAALGLEEGVTALAPMDLIQAILLAPVELLWNGGIGTYVKAETESHQAAGDKANDAIRVDGNQLRVKVFGEGGNLGLTQLGRIEFARNGGKINTDALDNSAGVDCSDHEVNIKILLDHLVQTGKLEREQRNELLEEMTDEVGALVLKDNYRQNAVLGVSRAHAAPMLSVHARQVQALVSAGAFDRKLEALPSNSEFRELEKAGKGLTSPELATLLAHVKLELKDELLASDLPDSKVFAARLPEYFPKPLRERFGSAIGEHPLRRQIITTLIANEVVDGGGISFVYRLMEEMNATATDAVRAYAVVTQVFDLPALWKEIDALDNVVHTDVADAMVLETRRLLDRAARWFLTNRPQPLAPLSEIKRFSRVLGKLVPKLGDLLRGREAESVQAHADELIDAGVPASLARRVSLLLHTYGLLDVTEVAELAEQQIGVDAVHSPAETAELYYALSAHLDIDQMLTEISKLERGNRWHALARLSLRDDVYSSLRAITLDALRHSDPGSSGDAKIAQWEKTNASRLQRARVALDEITKSGRLDLATLSVAARQIRSTVR; encoded by the coding sequence ATGAGCTCGACCGGAGTCTCGTCCCTACCCGGAACCGGAGCCGACGCCGAACCCGAATTCGGCGCTTCGCGCTCCCCGGCCAGCCCGGAGCAGATCAGGGACGACCTGATCGACTCCGCCGCCGGGCTGGCGCCGGAGATCGGTGAGCTCATCCGGCTCTACTACCGGCACATCCCGCCCGAAGAGATCGTCGGCGACGAGCCCGTCAACCTGGTCGGCGCCGTGCGGTCGCACCTGCAGCTGGCCAAGCACCGGATGCCCGGCCGCCCGGCCGTGCGGCTGCTGAACCCGACCGTCGCCGAAGACGGCTGGGCCCGCGAAGCCACCGTCGTGCAGGTCGTCACCGACGACATGCCCTACCTGGTCGACTCGATCGCCGCGGAGTTCGCCCGGGACGGCGTCCAGGTGCAGCGGATCGTTCACCCGATCGTGGTGGTCACCCGTGACCTCACCGGCGAACTGCAGGAGGTCCACCCCGAAGCGGACCCGGCCGAGCCGCCCGCGAACTCGGCCGCCGAGTCGTGGATGTACATCGAGATCGACTTCGTCACCGATCGCAACCGGGCCCGCGAGCTCGACAACCGGCTCTCCAGCGTGCTGGGTGACGTCCGCGAGGTCGTCGAAGACGCCGAGAAGATGGCCCAGACGGCCTGCCAGCTGGCGAGCGAACTCGAGACGGCCCCGCCGCAGCTGCCCCAGGACGAGGTCGCCGAGGGCGCCCGCCTGCTGCGCTGGCTGGCCGACGGCCACTTCACCTTCCTCGGCTACCGCCGCTACGAACTGATCGACAACCCGCACCCCGACTCGAACGACCCGGCCCTGCGCGCGGTCCTGGCCTCCGGCCTGGGCGTGCTGCGCCAGGACAGCCTCGCCGCGCGCGGCCTGACCGCCGGCCCGGACACCGCCGCCACCGCCCTCGCGCCGACGCTGCTGGTGCTGACCCAGGCGAGCGCGCCCTCGACCGTGCACCGGCCGGTCTACCCGTACTACGTCGGCGTGAAGACCTTCGACGCCGAGGGCACCGTCACCGGCGAACACCGCTTCCTCGGCATGTTCACCACCACCGCGCTGCACGAGAACGTCCTCGACATCCCCGTCGTGTGCAAGCGGGTCCGCGAGGTCATCCACCGCGCCGGCTTCCCGATCGAGTCGTTCTCCGGCCAGCGGATGCTCGAGATCCTGCAGAACTGGCCGCGCGCCGACCTGTTCTCGGCCGACACCGACTCGCTCTACTCGACGACGACCGGCGCGATCACGCTCTCGGACCGCCGCCGGCTGCGGCTGTTCCTGCGCCGCGACCCCTACGGCCGCTTCTACTCCTGCCTGGTCTACCTCCCGCGCGACCGCTACACGACGCGCTCGCGGCTGGCGATGCAGGAAGTCCTGCTCGAAGAGCTCGAAGGCACCCAGCTCGAGTACAGCGCGCGGATCGGCGAGACCGTCCTGGCGCAGGTGCACTTCGTCGTGCACACCGACCCGGCACGCCGCCTCGAGCCGGACACGCTCAAGATCCAGGACCGGCTGAACGACGCCGTCCGCACCTGGGACGACCGGATGGTCGAGGCCGTCCTCGACGAACGCCGTGAGCGCGCCGACGGCGGCGTCGCGGTCGGGATCGTCGGCGAGGAATCGGCCACCGAGCAGGGCCAGCGCTTCGCGATGGTCTTCCCCGAGGGCTACAAGGAGGACTTCACCGCCGAAGAGGCGCTGGCCGACCTCCGCTCGCTCGACTCGCTCACCGACGAAGGCGACCTCGCGCTTTCGTTCTACCAGCCCGCCGACGCCGGGCCGGGGGAGCGGCGCTTCAAGCTCTACCTGCGCGGCGAGGGCGTCACGCTCTCGAAGGTGCTCCCGGTGCTGCAGGCCATGGGCGTCGAGGTGGTCGACGAGCGGCCGTACGAGCTGCACCGCGAGGACGGCGGCGCGTGCTGGATCTACGACTTCGGCCTGCACGTCGACCAGAAGATGCTCGACGAGTCCGACGGCGAAGCCGTCGCCGAGCTGCGCGGCCGCTTCCAGGACGCCTTCGAGGCCGCCTGGCGGGGCGACGCCGAGGTCGACGGCCTCAACGGCCTCGTCCTGCGCGCCGGGCTCACCTGGCGCCAGGCCGCCGTGCTGCGCGCGTACTCGCGGTACCTGCGCCAGGCCGGCAGCGCGTTCTCCCAGGACTACATCCAGAACACGCTGCTCAACCACACGCAGGTCGCGACCAAGCTCCTGCGGCTGTTCGAGGCCCGGTTCGCGCCCACGCTGTCCGACGCCGACCGCGAAGCCGCGACCGAAGCGCTGGCCGCCGAGCTGAACGCGATGATCGACGAGGTCACCAGCCTCGACGAGGACCGGATCCTGCGCCGCCTGATGGCCGTCATCCGGGCCACGCTGCGGACGAACTACCACGTCATGGGCACCGACGGGAGGCCGCGGCCGTTCCTGGCCATCAAGCTCGACCCGGCCGGCGTGCCCGACCTGCCCGAACCGCGGCCGAAGTTCGAGATCTTCGTGTACTCCCCGCGCGTCGAAGGCGTGCACCTGCGCTTCGGCCAGGTCGCGCGCGGTGGCCTGCGCTGGTCGGACCGGCGCGAGGACTTCCGCACCGAGATCCTCGGCCTGGTCAAGGCCCAGGCGGTGAAGAACGCGGTGATCGTGCCGGTGGGCGCGAAGGGCGGCTTCGTCGTCAAGCGCCCGCCGGCCCCGAGCGGGGACGCGAGCATCGACCGCGACGCCCAGCTCACCGAGGGCATCGCCTGCTACCGCATGTTCATCTCCGGCCTGCTCGACCTGACCGACAACCGCATCGAGGGTAAGACCGTGCCCGCCCCCGGTGTCGTCCGCCACGACGCGGACGACTCCTACCTGGTCGTCGCCGCCGACAAGGGCACCGCGAAGTTCTCCGACATCGCGAACGAGGTTTCCGCGCAGTACGGCTTCTGGCTCGGCGACGCGTTCGCCTCCGGCGGCTCGGTCGGCTACGACCACAAGGCCATGGGCATCACGGCGAAGGGCGCGTGGGAGAGCGTCAAGCGGCACTTCCGCGAGCTGGGCAAGGACACCCAGACCGAGGACTTCACCGTGGTCGGCATCGGCGACATGATGGGCGACGTCTTCGGCAACGGCATGCTGCTGTCCGAGCACATCCGCCTGGTCGCGGCGTTCAACCACATGCACGTCTTCCTCGACCCGGACCCGGACGCCGCCTCGTCGTTCGCCGAGCGGCGCCGGCTGTTCGACCTGCCGCGCAGCTCGTGGGACGACTACGACCGCTCGCTGATCAGCGAAGGCGGCGGGATCTACCCGCGCACGGCGAAGTCGATCCCGATCAGCCCGCAGGTCCGCGCGGCCCTCGGCCTCGAGGAGGGCGTGACGGCGCTGGCGCCGATGGACCTGATCCAGGCGATCCTGCTGGCCCCGGTCGAGCTGCTGTGGAACGGCGGCATCGGCACCTACGTCAAGGCCGAGACCGAAAGCCACCAGGCAGCTGGTGACAAGGCCAACGACGCCATCCGCGTCGACGGCAATCAGCTGCGCGTCAAGGTCTTCGGCGAAGGCGGCAACCTCGGCCTCACGCAGCTGGGCCGGATCGAGTTCGCCCGCAACGGCGGCAAGATCAACACCGACGCGCTCGACAACTCTGCCGGCGTCGACTGCTCCGACCACGAGGTCAACATCAAGATCCTGCTCGACCACCTCGTCCAGACCGGCAAGCTCGAGCGCGAACAGCGCAACGAGCTGCTGGAGGAGATGACCGACGAGGTCGGCGCGCTGGTCCTCAAGGACAACTACCGGCAGAACGCCGTTCTCGGCGTCAGCCGGGCGCACGCCGCGCCGATGCTGTCGGTGCACGCCCGCCAGGTGCAGGCGCTGGTGTCGGCGGGCGCGTTCGACCGCAAGCTCGAGGCGTTGCCGAGCAACTCGGAGTTCCGCGAGCTGGAGAAGGCGGGCAAGGGCCTCACCTCGCCGGAGCTGGCGACCCTGCTCGCGCACGTCAAGCTGGAGCTGAAGGACGAGCTCCTGGCCAGCGACCTGCCCGACTCGAAGGTGTTCGCGGCCCGGCTGCCCGAGTACTTCCCGAAGCCGTTGCGCGAGCGGTTCGGCTCGGCGATCGGCGAACACCCGCTGCGCCGGCAGATCATCACCACGCTGATCGCCAACGAAGTGGTCGACGGCGGCGGCATCTCGTTCGTCTACCGGCTGATGGAGGAGATGAACGCGACGGCGACGGACGCGGTGCGCGCGTACGCCGTGGTGACGCAGGTGTTCGACCTGCCCGCGCTGTGGAAGGAGATCGACGCGCTCGACAACGTCGTGCACACCGACGTCGCCGACGCGATGGTGCTGGAGACGCGGCGGCTGCTCGACCGGGCCGCGCGCTGGTTCCTCACCAACCGGCCGCAACCGCTGGCGCCGCTCTCCGAGATCAAGCGCTTCAGCCGGGTGCTGGGCAAGCTCGTGCCGAAGCTCGGCGACCTGCTGCGCGGCCGCGAGGCCGAGTCCGTGCAGGCGCACGCGGACGAGCTGATCGACGCGGGAGTGCCGGCGAGCCTGGCCCGCCGGGTGTCGCTGCTGCTGCACACCTACGGCCTGCTCGACGTCACCGAGGTGGCCGAGCTCGCCGAGCAGCAGATCGGCGTGGACGCCGTGCACAGCCCGGCCGAGACAGCGGAGCTGTACTACGCGCTCTCGGCGCACCTGGACATCGACCAGATGCTCACCGAGATCAGCAAGCTCGAACGCGGCAACCGCTGGCACGCGCTCGCCCGGCTTTCCCTGCGCGACGACGTCTACAGCTCGCTGCGGGCGATCACGCTGGACGCGTTGCGGCACAGCGATCCCGGCTCGTCCGGGGACGCGAAGATCGCGCAGTGGGAGAAGACGAACGCGTCCCGGCTGCAGCGGGCGCGCGTCGCGCTCGACGAGATCACCAAGTCCGGCCGGCTCGACCTGGCGACGCTTTCGGTGGCGGCCCGCCAGATCCGGAGCACGGTGCGATGA